One genomic window of Anaerolineales bacterium includes the following:
- a CDS encoding ABC transporter permease, with amino-acid sequence MQTRDLFRLILQNLNRLRFRAAFSAVGVIIGTTAVVVLIALGMGLYQSSMESVSSSVGSMNEITVLPGAVLRAFGGSTGAGAMNDEAITTAFLEEMRRRPDVLAVTPRETVASSALTMRQLHLFVTPMGVDPSVLRGMGWTVQKGTLALGRGSALLGAKTLESFVDPVRREKVAFQPEDLVGQSLTLTVDRTDDEGKRETRSIRLRIAGVLTERGGQDDYMLFLPLTEAEALNEWVAGQPVNRAREGYSQASIVPRSPEDSLTIESELLMRGFYAMSARTMMQALNMVFLMIQAVLGGVGGIALLVAGVGIANTLTMAIYERTREIGLMKALGASNRAVMFIFLGEAGAIGLIGGLGGAVLGFLLSGAANLLYGVYLQSQGAAAAAGTSASITAIPAWLPILAVLFATAIGVLSGLYPAQRAARLEPVAALKYE; translated from the coding sequence ATGCAGACCCGCGACCTGTTCCGGCTCATCCTCCAAAACCTAAACCGCCTGCGGTTCCGGGCCGCCTTCTCGGCGGTGGGTGTGATCATCGGCACGACCGCGGTGGTGGTGCTGATCGCGCTCGGGATGGGCTTGTACCAATCCAGCATGGAAAGCGTATCCAGCTCGGTCGGGTCGATGAACGAGATCACCGTGCTCCCGGGCGCGGTCCTGCGGGCCTTCGGCGGATCCACGGGCGCGGGGGCGATGAACGACGAGGCGATCACCACGGCTTTCCTCGAAGAGATGCGCCGCAGGCCGGATGTGCTGGCCGTCACCCCCCGCGAAACGGTAGCGTCGAGCGCGCTGACGATGCGCCAGCTTCACCTGTTCGTCACACCGATGGGCGTGGACCCCTCCGTCCTCCGCGGAATGGGTTGGACGGTGCAAAAGGGAACGCTGGCCCTCGGCCGCGGATCGGCGCTGCTGGGCGCCAAGACCCTCGAAAGCTTCGTCGATCCCGTCCGCCGGGAGAAGGTCGCCTTCCAGCCCGAGGATCTCGTCGGACAATCCCTGACCCTGACGGTCGATCGGACCGACGACGAGGGGAAGCGGGAAACCCGCTCCATCCGCCTGCGGATCGCGGGGGTGCTGACCGAGCGCGGCGGGCAGGATGACTACATGCTGTTCCTGCCGCTGACGGAAGCCGAAGCCCTGAACGAATGGGTTGCCGGGCAGCCGGTCAACCGCGCCCGGGAGGGGTACAGCCAGGCGTCGATCGTCCCCCGCTCGCCGGAGGACAGCCTGACGATCGAGTCGGAACTGTTGATGCGCGGCTTCTACGCCATGTCGGCCCGCACGATGATGCAGGCGTTGAACATGGTGTTTCTGATGATCCAGGCCGTGCTCGGCGGCGTGGGGGGAATCGCCCTGCTGGTGGCCGGGGTGGGAATCGCCAACACGCTGACGATGGCGATTTACGAACGGACGCGCGAGATCGGGTTAATGAAGGCGCTCGGCGCCTCGAACCGCGCGGTGATGTTCATTTTCCTGGGGGAAGCCGGGGCGATCGGATTAATCGGCGGGTTGGGCGGCGCAGTGCTCGGCTTCCTTCTCAGCGGCGCGGCCAACCTCCTTTACGGCGTGTACCTGCAAAGCCAGGGGGCGGCGGCCGCCGCCGGCACGTCCGCGTCGATTACGGCCATCCCCGCGTGGCTGCCCATTCTGGCCGTCCTCTTTGCCACCGCGATCGGCGTGCTCTCGGGTTTGTATCCGGCCCAGCGCGCGGCCCGGCTGGAGCCGGTGGCGGCCCTCAAATACGAATGA